Within Lolium rigidum isolate FL_2022 chromosome 5, APGP_CSIRO_Lrig_0.1, whole genome shotgun sequence, the genomic segment CATACTGCGGCGATCACAGACTCAGGTTGTTCTTAGCTTCTTATTTATGCTTACTATGGACTGCACTTTTTTTTATCGTCGGCCACTGCCGACCGCAGATGAATAGTTACTGCCTTCTGAAATGACACTTTTGTTGTCATCAGTTTCTACCTTGTGCAAATGAATAGTGTGAGAAACTCAATTTCTTGAAACTTCTGTTATTGTCACTTGCGAAACATTGGCCTTGTGACTATCAAACTCATCTGCTCCGGTCCTCGCATTTTGACGGCTTGTGACAGGTGAACTTTACACATGGGGTCGTGATGAAGGCGATGGAAGGTTGGGGCTCGGGAGTGGGGGTGGTCCAGGTGAAGCTGGCTCTCTCAGTGTTCCTTCCAAGGTGAATGCCCTGCCTGTTCCTGCTGCTGCGGTTGCTTGTGGTGGCTTCTTCACCCTTGCGCTGACTCCAGATGGGCAGCTATGGAGTTGGGGAGGTGAGGACGTTGTTGTGTATATTATAATTATAATTTACGAAAGTGAACACTGTGTATATACTCCAATTCTTCAGTAAACACCTGTAAAAAAGTTGTATACTGATGTGAATGCTGTGTTAGTAAACACTAGTCCAGTTCACCTCAAGCTGCAATTATGAATTTACAAGGTTTTTTAAGATTATCCTTTAACTATCTAGGATCTAGCACATACATACCCAGACATTTTATTCATCGATTGGGCATAAGTTACCTTGAAACTCAGGATGTAGACGGACACGTCCGTGACATCCGTAGCGTCATTTGCTCAAGTCGCTTAAAATTATTCAGATGTCCGTGATGTCCGTGTAAATTAGTTCACCTGTCCGTGGACTTCCGCTGGTTATACACGGACAGAGGCCGAGGTTCTTCCTGACGGCATCGATGACGGCCGTCCCGCCGGAGGTTCTGGCTGAACGCGCGCACGGCAGCCTTGAGGAGGTCCTTGCCGAGGCTGACCCCGAggtggccgtcggcgtcctcacggtggacggcggcggcgtgcgcgTCGTCGTAGGCGCCGATGTGCGCACGCACGAGGCAGCGCAGCTCCATCTTGGCCCGGGTCGTTGGTGAgcagggcggcggcgccgccacagCGGAAGAGGCAGTTCGCCGAGCATCATGTACTTGTCGGTGCCGTTGTACTAGTTGGGGGCGCAGGACTCGGAGGTGACGACGAACGCCATGGTGCGCGGGCGGGTGAGCATGACGCGGCGGGCGAGGTCGACGGATACGAGCCCCGCGCTGCAGCCCGTGCCGGAGAGGTTGTAGGCCATGACGTCCTCACGCATCCCGAACCTGACGACCCTGGCGGCCAGCGAGGGGGCCGGTGAGAAGGAGCCGAGATTGAGGACTAGCAGGTTGACGTcgcgtggggagacgccggccttgGCGAGGACGACCCGGACGGCGTCGTCGAAGAAGGCGTCCATCTCGTCGAGCGCGTCGTAGTGGGTCGCGCACTCCTCGAGCGGGTCGTCGGAGGGCTTGTGGCAGGCGTAGTCGAGCAGGTAGCagcgctcgcggcggcggcgagcgagaGCGTGCCAGGCCAGGTCGGCGTCGGCCATGGCGTGCGCGGAGGAGGAGCACCGAGCGATGAGGGCGCTCGGGTCAAAGGGGCATGGCGCCGACGAGCAGGGaatccggcggcggccggcggccaggcgctcggcggcggccggcggccaggCGTTCGCGCTCCTCAGCGACACAAAGGAGATCAGCGGCCTGGCAGTGGCGAACTCTGTTTACTCGATCTGTTTCGTTCGTAGCTCttcctatttcttgtttttgtttagcAGGAGAGGCGGGCCTGGCAGGCTCTGCGGACGGTGTCCGTAGAGTCCGTATCAAATACGCGGCCTCTCCGTATGACCGTTTAGCTATTTTGACGGACATGGACAAAGAGGCTCCACGGACGTCCGTGTCCATTTGCATCCTGACTTGAAACCCCTGATGCTTTCCTGTTTTAACAGTATTTGGCATGCCACACCATGCTTTCAATTGTCTTTCCTTGTATTAGTTACTACCTCTGTTCCAAAATATAGGCCTTTTTAGAAAGCTATAGCTTTCTATAGCTTTCTAAAAGGTTTATATTCTGGAACGGAGGTAATAGATTCTAAATTTAAACGATCTTCTTCAGTTCTGTACTAATTTTAATTTGAAATGCACCTCTCATCAACTTGTGTACCTGCTCTTTCGTCTAATTTCCAAGTGCCTGGTGGCAACATATTGTTTTACTGAGTTTCTCCAACTTCCATATGATCTTCAGCGAACTCAAACTTCGAATTGGGCAGAGGAAGTAATTCCAGTGATTGGAGACCACAAATTGTCCCTAGCCTGAAAAATGTCCGTGTAATCCAAGTAGCATGCGGTGGATACCACTCTCTTGCTTTGACTGGTAAGGAATATGCATTTAAAATACATCTGCATTTTTCGCAATAAGTTGGTTAATTTTCTGTTTTACTGTCGGTTTTGGTTACTGCAATAATGTCATAAGATTACATTTGATCATAAATCAAGTTCTGTAAAATCTTACAGCAAGCAACCAGTACGAGCCCACAGTATTTGTAgagatatatatttttgtattaaTTTCAGACTGCTATTACAGCAAGTACACTACAGTATGCTGATTGTTGCAGCACGCAAGTATGTGACATATTGTATGTCTGTTAACTGTGTTCAGATAAAGGTGAAGTTCTCTCATGGGGGCATGGTGGACACGGCCAGCTCGGGCATCCCACGATTCAAAATCATAGAGTTCCACTTGCCATTAAAGCTTTATCTGAGGTGCGAATTGTCTACATTGCCTGTGGAGGATCAACTTCTGCTGCTATATCAGGTGAAAGTTTGaccttctcttttttcttcttaAAGTTTGTCATTCAGTTCCCTGTACCCTGTTACTGTGCATGGAACACTTAAGATGTTGTTAGGCTCAGTTATCTTCAGTTCACCATTTTCTtaactactccctctgatccataataagtgtcgctgatttagtaggaagttgtactaaatcagctACTTATTATGGATTGAAGTGAGTAAATTGAAGTACATAATATGTCTATACTGTAATTCCATAGGAAATGCCAGGCAGGGCCACCATATGACAtcgagtaattaagaataaagttTTCTATTTTGAACAGACTAATGTATTAATAATTTAGCAAGTCCAAGAAAGTACCAGAGACTCGTGTATTAATGTGTATAAGGCAGCCAGATAACTGGTAATTTGGTACTGTTGTGAACTTGTAATTATGCTGGAAACAGGCGTTGCATACTAATTTAACTGCATGTTTACTGTTTAGGAAGAAGAATTTTAAGATCTACTAGTTTTGTTTcacatcattattttttgaatAATGAAGAACAAATGGCATTGTCTTGACCAGAACTTGAGTCCGTCACTCTATTTTGATAGCTGAATCCCAGATATACTGCTACTAAAATTTCTCTTTCTGAGTAGCTTACCTGAATTTCTTTTTGTGTGGCCAGACAAAGGTGACTTATACATGTGGGGAAATGCAAGAGACTGTCAGTTAGGTGTTCCTGATCTCCCAGAAATTCAGCCATTGCCAGTTCATGTTAATTTTCTCACTGATGGTGACGAGGATCTGAGCCCTCCTCGTGTCATCTCGGTTGCAATAGGCGCTTCCCATGCCATGTGTTTGGTCTCGAGGCAACGAATTGAGAAATAGCACCCACTGGTTCTTTAGCTTTGTAAATGCACTCAAATTTAGATCTTCTAACCTGCGAGTAGACCCCGGACAAGATCATGTTCTCTACTGGTTGGAGCCTGTCTAACCAGTTGGCGAAACTCCTGCTCGGTGAAGCCCAACATCCGCAAGAAATAAAAATTGCTTTTCTGATAAAACACAAGCATGCTGCAATTGCTTGAATTTGAGCATTGGAAGTTCTCCTAGTGGTAGAGTTCTTGATGCTACACCAGGGATGAAACTGCGAGAAGATCGTGTGTAAACCATGTCCTATTTTATCTCGAATTTGATCATCTGCTGTAGTTGTTAAGATGAATCAAATTTTGTAGCAGGCTGATATTACTACAGGCTTGCACTGGACACTGGTAATTCAGTCAACTGAGCAATGTTTATGCATTTGGATCATCGGTTATGCCCCCTTTCATACTCTCAAAGTCATGAAACAATGAGGTGTTCATAGAAATTTTCTTCTTTTTGGTCAGACACTGAGGAAATCTGTCAAGATATCCATTGAGCTTGTGCTATATTGAGGATAAAATGCCAATGTTTATTCCATTCATGATGATACTCTGATGGTCGCCATTACATGTCTGCAGTTGTATGTACCTCCATAGTAATGTGTACTGAGTTGATCCTAAAAATGATTCATCTAAAAGCAGATAAAGTACTTAGTGTGAGTTTTTTATGTTTGCAAAATCCCTGATGTTGCTTGTAGTTTCTTTTTGGAAATTTAGCTATGATGTCAAATAATAATAATCTGCAATTGGTATAACCAGTTTGTATTGGCGCACAAGTGCTATACTGTAGCATGTTTCCGTGGGGCTCATAGTATCTTGGTCTATCTACATTTTCCAGCTACTACGACATTATGGTGGGTTTGTATGCATTCAATATGTAGATTCATGTTTGATGGTCAATAATTGCGTGGGACACGTACACTGTCTTTTATAAGAAGCAGTAGTCTGGAAGCAACACCGCAAGAAAAATTGAGTGGCTGGTCTAGAAAACATAGTAACCCTTATTTCCATAGGAAGCAATACGGCATCTAGGCATGAGAGGTATCTGAAATTTAGCAAGTAGCTGGTTTAAATGACACAGTTTGCAACAATAATTCCATTCTTCTTGCAAGGAATGATTTGGATTTGAGGAATTGCACACGCAATCACATATGCTGTTTGTGTCTTATCCATAAAGAGACATGCCTTCTTCTTTTCACTACCTGCTCGTTCTTGATCTATGCGATTGTTGTGTGAACGACAAGTCTAGCATGCGCAAGTCTATGAAATCGCGCTGGAGTGTGATAGCCATAATCGCTTGGTTGGTTATCTGTAAAGAGAGAAATGCCAAAGTGTGTTGCAGGCTTGTCTGCAGTGCTTGCTTTGTAATCCAAACAAGATTCGAGACACGATATTTCTCTAGAAACTAAGAGGTGTTCAAGACAAGGTATTGTTCTAATCAGCATTCTAACCCTAATGTTGTTGTAATTATCTCCACCTACT encodes:
- the LOC124653104 gene encoding RCC1 domain-containing protein RUG3, mitochondrial, with the translated sequence MLRRLLPFHRRYSTSNAAAAPTLYTDGAYPVSLLSWGRGASGQLGGGKEERRLYPAPVAHLLLPEPSPRLPPTPGRLPAAGETETTAGGVEVGISCGLFHSALVVGGGAWVWGKGDGGRLGLGDEASAFVPRANPNLAPDLSVLALGGIHSAALTAGDVFTWGYGGFGALGHYVYHRELLPRKVEGPWEGKIAHIATSGAHTAAITDSGELYTWGRDEGDGRLGLGSGGGPGEAGSLSVPSKVNALPVPAAAVACGGFFTLALTPDGQLWSWGANSNFELGRGSNSSDWRPQIVPSLKNVRVIQVACGGYHSLALTDKGEVLSWGHGGHGQLGHPTIQNHRVPLAIKALSEVRIVYIACGGSTSAAISDKGDLYMWGNARDCQLGVPDLPEIQPLPVHVNFLTDGDEDLSPPRVISVAIGASHAMCLVSRQRIEK